A region of Selenomonadales bacterium 4137-cl DNA encodes the following proteins:
- a CDS encoding lysophospholipid acyltransferase family protein, which translates to MQYYLVKLICWLLRPLPAGMRNRIGDFIGESLWPLVPMKRREMAVANVMASLGLDAPSALAVVRRSAVRFGRMFMELLTIPKLTRNNIDSFVILRGREYFDQAFAHGKGVIIAAAHSGNWELIGPALALYGYEIVGVAQRQTNAAMDRLINEIRTSTGMHITYKSGVREMIAYLSEGKAIGLIMDQDAREQGVFTEFFGRIASTPQGPAALSRMKGSLIVPTFITANADGTHTIIFHPPLATEKTDDRDRDFLVTTRKLNAILEEHIRAHPHEWFWLHNRWKTKPPAEKAGQDK; encoded by the coding sequence ATGCAGTATTACCTCGTCAAGTTGATATGTTGGCTGTTACGCCCGTTACCCGCCGGGATGCGCAACCGCATAGGCGACTTCATCGGCGAGTCGCTATGGCCGCTAGTGCCCATGAAGCGGCGCGAAATGGCCGTTGCCAACGTCATGGCCAGCCTGGGGCTGGACGCTCCGTCCGCCCTTGCCGTCGTCAGGCGCAGCGCCGTTCGGTTCGGCCGGATGTTCATGGAACTGCTGACAATCCCCAAACTCACCAGGAATAATATCGACAGCTTCGTAATTCTGCGGGGCCGGGAGTACTTCGACCAGGCGTTCGCCCACGGCAAGGGGGTCATCATCGCCGCGGCCCACAGCGGCAACTGGGAACTTATCGGCCCGGCGCTGGCCCTTTACGGCTATGAGATCGTCGGCGTTGCCCAGCGGCAGACCAACGCCGCCATGGACAGGCTGATAAACGAAATTCGCACATCCACCGGTATGCACATCACCTATAAAAGCGGCGTCCGCGAAATGATCGCCTACCTCAGTGAAGGCAAGGCCATCGGCCTGATAATGGACCAGGACGCCCGAGAGCAGGGGGTTTTTACCGAGTTTTTCGGCCGTATCGCCTCCACGCCTCAGGGACCGGCCGCGCTGAGCCGGATGAAAGGTTCGCTGATCGTGCCCACTTTCATCACCGCCAACGCCGACGGCACCCACACCATCATCTTCCATCCGCCGCTGGCGACCGAAAAGACCGACGACCGTGACCGCGACTTCCTCGTCACCACCCGGAAGCTCAACGCCATCCTCGAAGAGCACATCCGCGCCCATCCTCACGAATGGTTCTGGCTCCACAACCGCTGGAAGACCAAGCCGCCGGCCGAAAAAGCGGGCCAGGACAAATAA